GCGCTCGCGCAAGGCGCGGTGCTGCTCGTCATCGATCCGCGCCCATACCGGATCGCGCTCGACAAGGCAAACGCGCAATTGCGGCGCGCCCGCGCGGCGGCGGGCCTCGCGCAGGCGCGGCTCGCGCGCGGGCGCGCGCGGACCTGCGCGCGGCCAAGGCCGCCGTCGCCGGAGCGTGCCGGCGCGTTGCGTCGACAAGCGGAAATCGGCGCGGCGGCCGGCCTCGCGAATCATCGGCGACCGCGCACGACGGCCGTTCGGCGCACGTCCCGCCGCCGGCTGCGAGACAGTTCACAAAAATTCATTTAGCCGTTAAAATTGCGCCCCTTGCCCAGGTGGCGAAATTGGTAGACGCACTATCTTGAGGGGGTAGCGCCGAAAGGCATGCGGGTTCAAATCCCGCCCTGGGCACCAAATACAGTTCCACGGAGTTCCTGGAACGTCCTGAAACCCGCGACAGCTCAAGGCTTCGCGGGTTTTTTGCTTTCATTGACCTGCCCGGACGACTGCCCGGGCGAGCGACGCCGCCCCCTGCACGCGGGCGGCATCGCCGCCATGTGCTCTGGGAAGGGTTGGTCCGGCGCAACCGCGCGCTTGGGACACCAACGCGTGGCGCGAACGTGAGCCGGCACGGGTTGGTCCCGGGCGTTCACGGCGCCGCTCGCGCTCGGGCCTGCTCGACGAGCAGATCGCGGAATATGCGTGCGCTCGGGCTGAGTGTTGCGCCCTTGTGCCAAATGATCGTGAGATCACGTTCGACGGTCATGTCCGTGACTCGCAACGGAACGAGGGCCCCCGCTTCCAGCTCCGCTTCAATCGTGAAGCGCGATACCCAAGCGATCGCATTGCCGCGCAGCAGCAGGCGGTTCATCGCTTCCGCACTACCAACCGACAGGCGCGGCGCAAACTCGAGCCCGTGCTCGGCGAACGCGGTCTCGACGGCGTTACGTGTTCCCGAGCCGGGTTCGCGGGACAGCACGTCGCAATCCGCAATATCCTGAACGCCTACCCTGTGCTTGCGCGCGAGCGGATGCGAAGACGCCGCGACGGCAAGCAGCGTATCCCGGCCGAACACCATCGAGTCGAACGCCGTGGTGTCATAGGCGCCCTCGACGAAGCCAAGCTGGCGTTCGTAAGTTAGCAGCGCGGCTTCGACAAGCTCCGTGTTCATTTCCGCGACGTCGATCGTCACGCCCGGATATCGATCGCAGAACACGTCAAGAACCGGCGGCAACAGGTAACTGCCGATCGTCCGGCTGGCGGCGAGTTTGAGGTTGCCCCGCACGAGCCCGGAAAATTCGTCGAGCGCGGCTTCGGCTTCGTCCGTCAGCGCGAATATGCGTTTCGCATAGCCGGCAAGCAGCCGGCCAGCCTCCGTCGGGCTCATGCCGCGCGGCCGCCGGTCGAACAACACGACCCCAAGCCGCTCCTCCAAATCGCGGATCTCGCGCGTCAGCGCGGGCTGACTGACGTGCAGGCGCGCCGACGCGCCAGTGACGCTACCGGCTTCGACCACGGCCAGAAAGGCAGAGAGATGCGTAAAGTTCATCGCGGCCCATCAATATAAAAAACATATGGATCACATAATCTTTATGTATTTTTAATATGTCAAGCCGAATTTTATTCTTGTCGACATCGGCAATCGATGGAGATCAAGATGGCCAGCTACGTTCCCGATACAGTCGCTTCACCCAGGCAGCCATTGGCTGACAAGGTCCGGCAGTTCACACCGAATTGGTTCGCGATGTCGATGGGCAACGGCATCGTTTCACTTGTCCTGGTTGCGTTGCCCGTTCGCTTCGCCGGCCAGCAGTCGATCGCCGCGACGCTCTGGAGCATCAACATCGTGCTCTACACGGTGTGTGTCGCGATGCTCCTGTTGCGTGTGTCGCGCCACCCGGAGACGATCCGGCCGATGCTGCATCATCCGTTGCAGTCGATGTTTCTCGGTGCGATTCCGATGGGGCTCGTGCCCATCATCAACGGTTGCGTGCTGTTCGCGGCGCCGCACGTCGGGCCGCTCGCGTATCAGGTCGCCTTCTATCTCTGGTGCTTCGATTCGCTGCTGGCGATCGCGATTGCAATCGGCGTGCCGTACCTGATGTTCGCCGAGCAGAACCATGCGTTCGAGCGCGTGAGCGCGGTGCTCCTGTTGCCGCTCGTCGCGCCGGAAGTGGCGGCGTCGAGCGCCGCCGTGATCGCGCCGTATCTGCCGATGCAGACCGCGCGCGCCGTCATCGGCATCGGCTATGCGCTTTGGGCGATTTCGCTGTCGCTTGCGTTTGCCGTCCTGACC
The nucleotide sequence above comes from Burkholderia thailandensis E264. Encoded proteins:
- a CDS encoding biotin/lipoyl-binding protein; amino-acid sequence: MSGYLQRAAYEEGDALAQGAVLLVIDPRPYRIALDKANAQLRRARAAAGLAQARLARGRARTCARPRPPSPERAGALRRQAEIGAAAGLANHRRPRTTAVRRTSRRRLRDSSQKFI
- a CDS encoding LysR family transcriptional regulator, whose product is MNFTHLSAFLAVVEAGSVTGASARLHVSQPALTREIRDLEERLGVVLFDRRPRGMSPTEAGRLLAGYAKRIFALTDEAEAALDEFSGLVRGNLKLAASRTIGSYLLPPVLDVFCDRYPGVTIDVAEMNTELVEAALLTYERQLGFVEGAYDTTAFDSMVFGRDTLLAVAASSHPLARKHRVGVQDIADCDVLSREPGSGTRNAVETAFAEHGLEFAPRLSVGSAEAMNRLLLRGNAIAWVSRFTIEAELEAGALVPLRVTDMTVERDLTIIWHKGATLSPSARIFRDLLVEQARARAAP
- a CDS encoding TDT family transporter, with amino-acid sequence MASYVPDTVASPRQPLADKVRQFTPNWFAMSMGNGIVSLVLVALPVRFAGQQSIAATLWSINIVLYTVCVAMLLLRVSRHPETIRPMLHHPLQSMFLGAIPMGLVPIINGCVLFAAPHVGPLAYQVAFYLWCFDSLLAIAIAIGVPYLMFAEQNHAFERVSAVLLLPLVAPEVAASSAAVIAPYLPMQTARAVIGIGYALWAISLSLAFAVLTIVFFRLVIHKLPHRDLAPSSWLTLGPIGTGALGILGLGRVAADAFRDTAFAQLGAMASELGLACALLLWSAGVWWLVIAALFTMRYRKDGMQFNLGWWGFTFPLGVYTAATLAIHRVTGIAAFGVAGTLLAAMLACFWGVVLTNTLRLVLQGRLFHAPCLETRAAATA